Proteins encoded together in one Bacteroidota bacterium window:
- a CDS encoding M48 family metalloprotease, whose translation MIIKNLSAALLAIIGTVCFAQDFNNYRPLVSSGNIPKDFTTLSIDKFKQDITEVKSDKRSERKTKEKFLLESNYLIDELLLSGRVLFNDPISNYVERVASNLLKDQPELKSQLRFYVIKSTAVNALATNNGIILVTMGLIAQLENEAQLAYILSHEIIHYTHKHNINSYVETSRILKGKDSYRGSSVDDKILARSNYSKELETEADKKGLTEFFEKSPYASSAINGVFDVLQYAYLPIDDVEFNKSYFEKGDFIFPDTYFMEEISKIKTNEDYDDSKSTHPSTAKRREAIARMTKDLKNENKSMFILPKTDFDQVKNISRFELTRLYLIRRDYGNALYNSFLLLRDFPNNAYLEKSIATSLYAVSKYKNEGLASQVLHPFKNIEGHSQQVFHLLFKMSKKESTILALKYSWEINKKHPGDNTLEKIVDELFYDLVYVQKNQPKDFFDKSKNDLIHAHLRDSLAEQKPAEELSKYEKIKRKKTETLGGDEDFWRFAFVDISKEKEFSTKFNELVEQRISEEDERDRIKTREERKTLANKIKKDKKFTKKYGYALGINKIVLVNPVYVKVDQRKKDNVKYIDSEISQLDFVKKINENANISGVEVNILDAKTFKENDVEAFNDYSLMRDWMNERFNHDSQMKIVSSETNNIHEISKKHNTKYFNWMGAVAYRQKKNDIGYYLCLSAVGIYTLPLGIIYALTPGYYTYYYNILFDVETGKMEMLISVGTNRKDRDSLLNSKIYDTFIQMKNKPRNK comes from the coding sequence ATGATTATAAAAAATTTATCTGCTGCATTGCTGGCAATAATTGGCACAGTTTGTTTTGCCCAGGACTTCAATAATTATAGGCCGCTTGTATCTTCAGGGAATATTCCGAAGGATTTTACAACCTTATCCATTGATAAATTTAAGCAGGATATAACAGAGGTTAAAAGCGATAAAAGATCAGAACGTAAAACAAAGGAAAAATTTCTTCTTGAAAGCAATTACCTAATTGATGAGTTATTACTAAGCGGTAGAGTATTGTTTAATGACCCTATTAGCAATTATGTTGAAAGGGTTGCCTCTAATCTTCTAAAGGATCAGCCAGAATTAAAAAGCCAACTTAGGTTTTATGTAATCAAATCAACTGCTGTAAATGCTTTGGCCACAAACAATGGTATTATACTCGTTACAATGGGTTTAATTGCACAGCTCGAAAATGAGGCCCAGTTGGCTTATATTCTCTCTCATGAAATTATACATTATACACATAAGCACAACATCAACAGTTATGTTGAAACCTCCAGGATATTAAAAGGAAAGGATTCATACAGAGGATCAAGTGTGGATGATAAAATATTGGCGCGAAGTAATTATTCCAAAGAACTTGAAACGGAGGCCGATAAAAAAGGGCTTACAGAATTCTTTGAAAAATCTCCTTATGCATCAAGTGCTATTAATGGTGTTTTTGATGTCCTTCAGTATGCATACCTGCCTATTGATGATGTTGAATTTAATAAATCATACTTTGAAAAAGGTGATTTTATTTTCCCCGATACTTATTTTATGGAGGAAATAAGCAAAATAAAAACAAATGAAGATTATGATGATTCCAAAAGCACGCATCCCAGCACAGCAAAAAGAAGAGAAGCTATAGCACGAATGACAAAGGATCTTAAAAATGAAAATAAAAGTATGTTTATTCTCCCTAAAACAGATTTTGATCAGGTCAAAAATATTTCAAGGTTTGAATTAACAAGGCTTTACCTTATAAGAAGGGACTATGGAAATGCCTTGTACAACAGTTTTTTGTTGCTAAGAGATTTTCCCAATAATGCATACCTTGAAAAATCTATTGCTACCTCCTTATATGCCGTAAGTAAATACAAAAATGAAGGCCTTGCCTCACAGGTGCTTCACCCATTTAAGAATATTGAAGGACATTCTCAACAGGTTTTTCACCTGCTTTTTAAAATGTCAAAAAAAGAATCCACTATTCTTGCATTGAAGTATTCATGGGAAATAAATAAAAAGCATCCGGGTGATAATACACTTGAAAAAATAGTTGATGAATTGTTTTACGATCTTGTTTATGTACAAAAAAATCAACCCAAAGACTTTTTTGATAAATCTAAAAATGACCTTATTCATGCACATTTAAGAGATAGCCTGGCTGAGCAAAAGCCTGCTGAAGAATTAAGTAAATACGAAAAAATTAAAAGAAAGAAAACAGAAACATTAGGCGGTGATGAAGATTTTTGGAGATTTGCTTTCGTGGATATATCAAAGGAAAAAGAATTTAGCACTAAATTTAATGAACTCGTTGAACAAAGAATATCAGAGGAAGATGAAAGGGACAGAATTAAAACCCGGGAGGAGAGAAAAACACTCGCAAATAAAATTAAGAAAGATAAAAAATTCACAAAAAAATACGGTTATGCACTGGGTATAAATAAAATTGTTCTGGTAAATCCTGTTTATGTAAAAGTAGATCAAAGAAAAAAAGATAATGTAAAATACATTGATTCGGAAATCAGCCAATTGGATTTTGTAAAAAAAATCAATGAAAACGCAAATATTTCAGGTGTAGAGGTGAACATACTTGATGCTAAAACCTTCAAAGAAAACGATGTGGAGGCTTTCAATGATTATTCCCTTATGAGGGATTGGATGAATGAACGTTTTAATCACGACAGCCAGATGAAAATTGTTAGTTCCGAAACAAATAATATACATGAAATATCAAAAAAACACAATACCAAGTATTTTAATTGGATGGGAGCAGTAGCCTACCGACAAAAAAAGAATGATATTGGATATTACCTTTGTTTATCTGCAGTTGGAATCTATACTCTGCCTTTAGGAATTATATATGCACTTACTCCTGGCTATTATACATATTATTACAATATTCTTTTTGATGTTGAAACAGGAAAAATGGAAATGTTAATCTCAGTGGGTACAAATAGAAAAGACAGAGATTCTCTTTTAAATTCCAAAATTTACGATACTTTTATTCAAATGAAAAACAAACCCAGAAATAAATAA
- the msrB gene encoding peptide-methionine (R)-S-oxide reductase MsrB, with translation MTQDRINKSEEEWKKELTEEQFNVLRKKGTDAPFKGKFTYHKEKGIYVCAACGNELFGSETKFDSGCGWPSFYDSLDKSKIKEIRDLSHGMVRTEILCAKCGGHLGHVFDDGPAPTKLRFCVNSASLDFKKSE, from the coding sequence ATGACACAAGATAGGATAAACAAAAGTGAAGAGGAATGGAAAAAAGAACTTACAGAGGAGCAATTTAACGTATTAAGAAAAAAGGGTACGGATGCTCCATTTAAAGGGAAATTCACCTATCATAAAGAAAAAGGAATTTATGTTTGTGCCGCTTGTGGAAATGAATTATTCGGTTCCGAAACAAAATTTGATTCAGGGTGTGGATGGCCAAGTTTTTATGATTCCCTGGATAAATCTAAAATTAAAGAGATAAGAGACCTTAGTCATGGTATGGTAAGAACTGAAATTCTCTGTGCCAAATGCGGAGGTCATTTAGGACATGTGTTTGATGATGGCCCTGCCCCTACAAAGCTCCGTTTTTGTGTTAATAGTGCATCTCTCGATTTTAAGAAATCAGAATAA